The genomic window CTCCGCGATCCCGCGACAGACGGCGTTCATCGGCGCGTCCGCAAGTCCCGAGACGTCGACGACTGTTACTTCCGCAGTCGCGAGATCGGCGGCCGCGAGTCCGTCGGCATCGAAGACGCCCCACGACTCGGCGAGGCGGAGGTGGTTTTCCGCGGCGCGCGTCGCGGCGCTCGAGGCGTCGGCCGACTCGAGGTGTGTCCGCATGCCGTCGATGGTCGATTCGGCCTGTGCGGCCTGCCAGAGCAGTCCGCCAGCGCCGCTCTCCGGCGAGAGCCCGAGCAGCGTACACCACGATCGGGGATCGAGCGAGTCGGGCGCGACGGCCGGGTCGTCGATCACGCGTGCGGGGACCGCGTCGCCGGTAGCAGGCTGTGACAGCGTGTCGAACGCACCCATCGGATCGACGATCACGGGTGCGACGCCGCGCGATCGCGCGAGCCCTTCTGCGATGACGCCCATCGTGTAGGATTTCCCGTAGCCGCGCTTGCCGACGAGCAACACCGCGTGGGGGGAGTCCAGATCGAGGTGGATGGCCGCGCCGTCGCTCCCGTCGAGCGCGCGGTAGGCGCCGAGGCGACAGATCGGTCCGTCGGCGGGGGCGGCGTCGCGACCGAGTACGAAACTCACGGGCCGACTTCCCGCGGCTTCGTATTTGAACCCGCGATCCAACGTTTAAGACGGAAGGCGGGGCCAAGCGGGGCGTGACTTCGAAACGGACCGACTCGGATTCGACGGACAGGAGGGACGGCTCGCGGTCGTTCGCTCGAGATGACCGCGCGATCGAGGGGTTGCCGATTCGGCTGGTGATCGCACTGGTCGTCGGCGTCGCGGCGCTGGCGATCATGCTGAACATGCTCGGCGGGATCGGCAGCGTCGGTGACACGGAGGTAACCGTGAAAATCGCCGACGACGATCAGGTGATCGAGGCCGACGCCACCGGATCGAGCGCGGAAGTGAACGCGTACGCGATCGACGAAAACGGCAACAACGTCTCGGACGCGACGATCGTTGCCACCGCCGATTCCGCACAGCTCGACGGCGTGCTCGACGAATCCACCGGTGACGATAATCACGCGGCACTGGATTTCGACGGCAGCCAGAGCCTCCGCGCGGACCAGGACATGGGAGCGATCCAGTTGGAGGTCATCCCGCCCTCGGACAGCAACTACATCGACGAACAACCGAACCCGGACATCCGCGTCGTCTCCCGCTGAGACCGTGACGCCACGCTATTCAGCCGCGATCGCGGTCCGGCGTACCGCACCGCGCCGACACCGAACGCCGGGTCGACGCCGAACGCACCGCCGCCGCGGGCTCGAGCGACCATGATCGGGACGACGACCGAACTCATCACCGGACTGGCGTTCGGGCTGGTCTTCGGCATCGGCCCCGCGATCATCGTCGGACTCCTCGGGGCCGCGTTTCACCATCGCGGATCGACGCTTCCGTGGCCCGGCACCGTCGCGATCGCGCTGTCGCTGACCGGACTCAACGCCGCCGTCGCGGGTGTGCTCGAGACCAGCGCACGATCATCGGCGCGGCTGGCGATCGGGGCCGCCGCGGTCTGTCTGCTCGCAGTGTACGCCGTCAGTCAGGGCGAACGCGCCGCGACGGAGCTACCGATCGGAATCGAACGGCCGGTCCTCCGGCGGCGAGCCCTCTCCGCCGAAGCTATCGATTCGATCGACGCGACGGGACAGGTGACGATCCGCACGACGGGGGCGGTTCGCAGTCTGGACGGCTACCCGTCGCTCTCGCCCGACTTGCGGGCGACGCTCGAGGCGGACTCGTGGCGGCTCCCCGCTGACCTCCCGCTCTCGGCGATCGAGACCCGACTCGAGACGCGGCTCCGAACCGAGTACGCACTGGCCGCGGTCTCGGTGTCGATCGACGGCCGCGGTCGGGCGACCGTCGCCGCGGCACCGCCCTCGGGCGGCGATTCGACGGCCGTCCCCGACGGGTGGCGCGCCGTCTCGATCGACGCGCTCCTGCCGACGGGACTGGCACCCGGCGACGATGTCGCGGTTCACGTTCCGGACGAGGCAGTTCGGGGGACGGTTCTGAGCAGTGATCGGAGGGGTCCGACGGGACCCGGCGGCCGGACCGAGACCGAACCGGGAGTCGAGCGCGGCACGCGGCTCGACGCGAGGGGGCGACCGACCGCCGAAACGGCCGGCGGCGACGGGCGCGTCACCGTCGCCGTTCCGTCCGCCGGCGCCGACGCGTTGCTCGCCGCCGAGCGCGCTCGAATCGTCGTCCCCGCCGGCGGTACGGACGCCGACCGCGAGGCGATCTCTCGACTCGAGCGGGCCGACTACTCGATCCGTCGCGCCTCGTTCGGAGCGATCGAGACGGCCCTCGAGTCAGTCGATGACGTGACCGACGACGAACTCCATATCCTCGCGGCGACCCGTCGCACCGAGATCGAAATCGATACCGAGGAAACGGCAGCGACGAGTGCCGAGACGATAGCCGACCGCGAGACGTGGGCCGTTGACCCCGAGGAAGAGGACCTCGAGGACGGGGACGACGTGTTCGTCGCCGGCGAGCGAACGACGGTGAAACGAGCGCTCGACGCGGCTCGCGACTCGAAGTCGGGTCCGAACACGACTGTGGAGACGGAGGTGCGACCGTGACGGGAGTCGTCGTTTTGCAGGCGGTCGTGACCGAGTGGACCGAAACGGCGCTGGTCAACGTTCTCGGGTTCGCCCTGCTCGCCGGCATCACGGCGACGATAGTCGCGTTCGGCTACCGCGCCACCAGCGCTCGAGTCGCCCCGGTCGGCGCCGGCGTCTTCGCCGGCCTCGCCGTCGTCGCGGGTTGGCTCAACGCAGTCGGTCTCGGGCACGCGACGGTTATCGACCAGACGCCGCTCGTCCATCACGCGACCGCCGCGTACTTCCTCGGTGCGATCGCCGTCAGTGCGGGAACCGCCGAGGGCGGGCGTCGGATCGGCGACCGGTTCGCCTGCGACGTCTTCGATATCGATCGACTGGCGGCCGCTGGCGAGGGCGCGTCACTCGTCCGATCGGCGCGGCGACCGACGCCGATCGAGTTACCCGAACGGATCGGCGATGTCGACGGCTATCCGGCCGCCGACGCGGCGACCAAACGCGACCTCGCCGGGCGGACGGTGCTGGTTCCCCAGTACCGCGACGCGTCGACCCTCAAGTCGCGGCTCTCGAGCCGCCTCGAGCGGGATTACGACATCGACCACGTCTCGATCACGGTCGGAGACGACGGCGGGATCGAGCGCCTTGCGGTCGGTCGACAGCGAACCGGACTCGGGTCGACGCTTCCGGACGGCACTGCCGCCACCGCGATCCGCGCCACTCCGTCGCCGACCGCCAGCGCCGGCGATCCGATCGAGGTCTGGGCGGCCGGGGACGACGGCGACTCGAGTCGGCTCGTCGCAACTGGG from Natrinema versiforme includes these protein-coding regions:
- a CDS encoding TrkA C-terminal domain-containing protein, which encodes MTGVVVLQAVVTEWTETALVNVLGFALLAGITATIVAFGYRATSARVAPVGAGVFAGLAVVAGWLNAVGLGHATVIDQTPLVHHATAAYFLGAIAVSAGTAEGGRRIGDRFACDVFDIDRLAAAGEGASLVRSARRPTPIELPERIGDVDGYPAADAATKRDLAGRTVLVPQYRDASTLKSRLSSRLERDYDIDHVSITVGDDGGIERLAVGRQRTGLGSTLPDGTAATAIRATPSPTASAGDPIEVWAAGDDGDSSRLVATGTLRAATGAVATITVDADAVDEFGGGFGADSRYRLATRSVSPDDGYGFVSVLRAADETVRSVTVAEDDPIDNEFVGWLSGTVLLAVRDGNAIPFPNENETVQDGDRLFVMGTPAELEPLSANEPGSAA
- a CDS encoding ATP-binding protein gives rise to the protein MSFVLGRDAAPADGPICRLGAYRALDGSDGAAIHLDLDSPHAVLLVGKRGYGKSYTMGVIAEGLARSRGVAPVIVDPMGAFDTLSQPATGDAVPARVIDDPAVAPDSLDPRSWCTLLGLSPESGAGGLLWQAAQAESTIDGMRTHLESADASSAATRAAENHLRLAESWGVFDADGLAAADLATAEVTVVDVSGLADAPMNAVCRGIAETLYRARIRRSIDRLPWLLLDEAHTFFDGVAEPALETILTRGRAPGVSLVAATQRPSAVPEVGISQSDILVSHRLTARADLAALESAQPTYMNGSLADADRLPESPGDVVVIDDATETVHAARIRARDTPHGGDSPSASDSASGGG